The genomic segment TTTTTCGTTACCGACACAGAATATGTAGCAGTCGGGGTGATTGTCTCGGAGGTTGGTTAGGGATTTAATGATATTAAAGTTTTCTTCTAGTTTAATTTCTAGGGCGTGGGCAACGACAATTTTGGTTAATTTGTCAGAGGCGATCGCCTTTAGACTATGATTAACTTTATCGGTAAAATAATGGTAGTCTGATCTTTCTAAAGTATAACTAGACGGGTAAGATTGATCATGATGAAAACGATGATAATAATGAAGAATATTTTGACTAAAATCCTGCTTTAAATATTGCTTAATTAAGTTTAATTCTGGAGAATTTTTACCATGATAAGTATTGACAATGACTAGATAATTATTAGCTTTTTTTACTAACTGTAAATGGGGAATAAAAATTTTGGCTTGGGGGAAGGCTTGATAGTTATCAGAGCTATGTTCTAAGAAATTAAATGATGAGAAAAAGTAAGGAATTTTTTGGCTGTCTATATTATCTTCAAAGATAATATTATCTTTATTTTCTTCTATAAAATGTTCACATTGTATAAAGCGATTATCGCCATTTCCCCCATGACCATTTTCATTTTTAACCTCTAAACTTTTAATTGCTCCGATGGCAACCACAGCTTCTTGTTTTCTTTGATTCTCACAATAAAAAGAAACCTGATTTTTAGGTTTTAACATAGTTAGAAAAACTAATAAATCCACAGGGCTTATTTCTTGAGAAATAGAGACAATTTGCTGATCGTTATCCTGCACAGGATGGGAGAAAAAAATTAATTCTTGGAGTTTTTGAGAGTAATCGGTTAAAAAATGGTTATCGGGAATGACCGGCATAACACTTAAAATTATAAATATTTATATTAAATTGTTAACCTCAGAGGATAACTGATGGTATCTATAGAAATGTTAACTAAAATCTGGTTTTAATCATATGCCCCGCTGTGGCGGAGATTAATAACTATAAAAAAACCAATTTTTAATTATTGTCTATTTTACCGAATATCACTGACCATGACGATTACTAATCCTATCACCCCTCCTAAGGCAGACACAAAACAAAAACTATGGTTAGCGGCCATTAAGCCTCCTATGTACACCGTGGCGGTAATTCCCATTAGTTTTGGTACTGCTTTAGCTTATTTTTCTACGGGTACTGTTAATTTTTCTATTTATATCACTTTTTTATTAAGTGCGATCGCCATTATTGCTTGGTTAAATCTCACTAACGATGTTTTTGATGCAGATACAGGCATTGACGTTAATAAACATCATTCTGTGGTTAATCTGACGGGAAATAAAGCCCTTGTCTTCTGGATTGCTAATATTATCTTAATCCTTGGTTTGGGAGGTATTTTTCTTATCAACTGGTGGCAACAAGATTGGACGGTATTATGGCTTATTCTTGTCAGTTGTTTTTTAGGTTATACCTACCAAGGGCCTCCTTTTCGTCTTGGTTATCAAG from the Cyanobacterium stanieri LEGE 03274 genome contains:
- a CDS encoding isochorismate synthase, whose protein sequence is MPVIPDNHFLTDYSQKLQELIFFSHPVQDNDQQIVSISQEISPVDLLVFLTMLKPKNQVSFYCENQRKQEAVVAIGAIKSLEVKNENGHGGNGDNRFIQCEHFIEENKDNIIFEDNIDSQKIPYFFSSFNFLEHSSDNYQAFPQAKIFIPHLQLVKKANNYLVIVNTYHGKNSPELNLIKQYLKQDFSQNILHYYHRFHHDQSYPSSYTLERSDYHYFTDKVNHSLKAIASDKLTKIVVAHALEIKLEENFNIIKSLTNLRDNHPDCYIFCVGNEKEEFFLGASPERLLSIQDRQLVTDALAGSAPRGKSDYDDSLLGENLLNSEKEKREHQFVSDYIFEQLSVMGLNPKRASLQLLKLSNIQHLWTPIYAEIIGECNPLEIVARLHPTPAVAGIPIDVACAEIENYENFDRSLYAAPIGWLDTNGNCEFIVGIRSALIQGNRARLYAGAGIVAGSKPEQELTEIELKFQALLQALV